The Streptomyces sp. NBC_00569 genomic sequence GCCCGACTGGCAGTCCGGATACGGGCCGTGCACCGCGAATCGGACGGCACCTACGGAGCCCCGCGCATCACCGCCGAGCTCCGCGAGACGAGTGGCGAGACGGTCAACCACAAGCGGGTCGCCAGGATCATGCAGGCGTTCGGGATCGAAGGAGTCCGTCTGCGTCGCCGGCACCGCACCACCGTCCCCGACCCCGCCGCGGCCAAGGCGCCCGACCTGATCGGCCGCGACTTCACCGCCCAAAGACCAAACACGAAGTACGTCGGCGACATCACTTACCTGCCCATCGAGGGCGGGAAGTTCTGCTATCTGGCGACCGTCATCGACCTTGCGTCGCGGCGTCTGGCCGGCTGGGCGATCGCCGACCACATGCGCGCGGACCTTGTGACCGACGCCCTGGCAGCGGCGATCCGAACCCGTGGCAGTCTTGCCGGGTCGATCACGCACCGACCAGAGCCCAATACGCGAGTCGGGCCTTCGCCGAAGCCTGCAGGTCAGCAGGGGTCCAGCGAAGCATGAGCGCGATCGGGTCCAGCGCGGACAACGCCCTCGCCGAGTCCTTCAACGCGACCTTCAAACGCGAGACCCTGCAAGGACGAAAGAGCTGGCCCGACGAAGGCGCGGCACGACTCGACGCCTTCCGGTGGCTTCACCGCTACAACACCCGACGCCGACACTCCCACCTCGGTCACCGCAGCCCCATCGCCTACGAAGCGGCATCCACACCCACACCAACTACGCTGGCACGAGCCGCATAACCCGTGTCCAGAATTCAGGGTCAAGGCCCGGCGAGGGATGACCCTCGTGTTCGTTCGCACGGAGGACAGCGAGGAAGGCATGCGCGAGCATGGCCAGGGTGACCCAGCGGGACCAGGACGGGTAGCGGCGGACCTGGTGCTCGTCCAGGGCCGCCAGGCCCTTGCCGGACTGGAAAAACTCCTCGACCCGCCACCTTGATCCAGCGACGCGCACCAGGGTGGTCAGCGGCACTGCGGCAGGCGAGTAGCAGCGGTAGTAGGCACGTTCGCTGGTGCTGCGGTTGCGGCGGATCAGCAGCTGCCGGCTCCCGGGCCGGCGATCGGTGAGGTCGATGACGGCCCAGTCGTAGAAGCGGTGGCCCTTGGCTCCGGCCCCTGCGGACAGCTTCTGCCAGGCCCTCTTGGGCACCTTCCTGGCCGACATGTCGGCGCGAAACCTCCCGGCGCCTATGGTGACTTCGTGCGAGCAGGCCACCGCGAGGACGTAGCCGGTGCCGCGTTCCTCCAGCGCGGTGCGCAGCCTCGGGTTGCCGCCGTAGACCTCGTCTCCCGCGACCCAGGCGGCCCGATGGCCGGCGTCGAGGAATCGGGTGACCATGCGAGCGGCCAGCTCCGGCTTGGTCGCGAACTCCGTATTGTCACCGAGGCCGGCGGCCCGGCAGCGGTCGGGATCGGAGGTCCAGGAACGCGGAACATAGAGTTCCCGGTCCGCTGCGGCGTGCCCGCGGCGGCCGGCGTAGACCAGGTAGACGGCGACCTGGGCGTTCTCGATCCTGCCCGCGGTGCCGGTGTACTGCCGCTGGACTCCAACGGTGTCGGTGCCTTTCTTCACGTCGCCGGTCTCGTCGACCACCAGCACCGCCTCGTCGTCGTGCAGATGCTCCACCACGTAGTCACCCACCTCGTCGCGGACCTGGTCGGCATCCCACTTCGCCCTCCCGAGCAGGTGCTGCATGCCGTCCGGGGTCCTGTCCCCGGCCCACTCGGCGATGGTCCAGCAGTTCTTGCGCGGCAGGTCCGACAACAGGCCGAGTACCAACTTCCGGGCCCGGCGTCGGGATTCGACCCGTGTGAAGCGTCCCGCTATCCGGCTCATCAGGCCCTCGAACGCCTCCTGCCAGCAGGCAGGGTCTACGCTGTGACCTGCGGCCACCGCATGATCGTTTGTCTTCACACACCGATGATCAACGGTGGCCGCACCCGTCTCCACACCGCGTCAGGTCGCGCAGCGTCTGCCTGCCGTCCTGTGTATCGGAGGGCTTGTGCAACGTGGCGAAGTCTGGTGGGTCCAGTTCGACGAGCGGAGGTTGGTCGTACTGCTGTCAGGAGACGACGCGTCCGGGTTTCAGGTGATGCAGGTCGTCGCTCCGGCGGGCCTCGACATCAGCGGTCTGGGCATCGAAGTGACGGTCGGCGCCGGTGAAGGGCTGCCGCTCGAAGGCGTGCTGCGGCTCGCGTTCCCGCGTCCAGGCTTCACCCCGTGCACGTGGCTGACCACCGTGTCCCGGGACGACCTGATAGAGCGGGCGGCCGTCCTGTCCTCCAGGAAGCTCAGCGAGATCGACGATGCCCTCCGACTCGCTAAACAAGCACAGGAGCGGACCCCGGCAACGACCGCGAAGCTCAGCGAGATAAGGGACGCCCTCCGTCGCGGTGAACTCGGGTAGACGGAGAAGGAGCCGACGCCCGCGATGGCATTGGGCGATCTCGGGCGGGATGATCCACGCTGGACACCTGCCGCCTCGACGCCCCTCACCATCGAGATCACGATCTACGGCTGGAGTACTAGTACTCCAGCCGGATTTCTAGATTTTCCCTGGTCAACGGCTTGGCGGCGAGGAGTGTAGCGGGTGTGTGGCAGTCGCGGGACGGTCTTGAACGGGCCGTCCCGCGAACGTGTGCCCGCGCCGTATGTAGTGACAGCGCCGGGCGCGTGCTTGGTGTCGGCGCCGCCATCGGGACCACTTCATGATGTGGTCGCGGTGCGCAGGATGGTGGCGGGGTTGAGTTGCCAGCAGACGGCGGATTTCAGCCGGTGTGAGGTCCACGAGGTCGGGAGTGTCTGCCTCGGCACCCCTTTTTCGCGTTCCTGGGCGGTCATCGCAGCAAGGAACGTGTGGGCGAGCATGGCGAGTGTGATGTGCCGATACCAGCCCACGTAGCGGCGGACTTCGTACTGGTCCAGGCCGCACTCGTTCTTCGCGCTCTGGAAGCATTCCTCGATCTTCCAGCGGCAGCCTGCGATGC encodes the following:
- a CDS encoding IS701 family transposase, which codes for MSRIAGRFTRVESRRRARKLVLGLLSDLPRKNCWTIAEWAGDRTPDGMQHLLGRAKWDADQVRDEVGDYVVEHLHDDEAVLVVDETGDVKKGTDTVGVQRQYTGTAGRIENAQVAVYLVYAGRRGHAAADRELYVPRSWTSDPDRCRAAGLGDNTEFATKPELAARMVTRFLDAGHRAAWVAGDEVYGGNPRLRTALEERGTGYVLAVACSHEVTIGAGRFRADMSARKVPKRAWQKLSAGAGAKGHRFYDWAVIDLTDRRPGSRQLLIRRNRSTSERAYYRCYSPAAVPLTTLVRVAGSRWRVEEFFQSGKGLAALDEHQVRRYPSWSRWVTLAMLAHAFLAVLRANEHEGHPSPGLDPEFWTRVMRLVPA
- a CDS encoding type II toxin-antitoxin system PemK/MazF family toxin, whose product is MQRGEVWWVQFDERRLVVLLSGDDASGFQVMQVVAPAGLDISGLGIEVTVGAGEGLPLEGVLRLAFPRPGFTPCTWLTTVSRDDLIERAAVLSSRKLSEIDDALRLAKQAQERTPATTAKLSEIRDALRRGELG